tatgaaattaataccttgtcgactaatcatgcatttgtaacacctttctctgtatgtcaaaaatcctatagtcggcaggtttttttttgtcgaccttgccgaccataAGGTAGCCGTCAaggtaaaaaatcaataagatgtCGACTAGTGAAGCATTTGCAacagtctcctgtgtgtcaaaaaaaaataaagtcggcatcttcttcattcaccgaCCTTGCCGGCCGGATAAAGTCAGCATGTTAttcatccgtagaccttgccgtccagatatagtcggcatgttcttcattcgtcgaccctgcggacttttcatagtttcagaactgaaagtgttgattttttttttaattttaagtatgatttcatacattaGCTTTGCAATCCTCTTTTTAGAAATGTTTGGGTAGTATGTTTTCATTTtcgttgcaaaaaaaattctcaaaacaaatttttttcatcaaaaatcttcccacatgagttcaatcaaaaaccaaatttgataacttaaattcataagttttaatctacttaattaatttatttaaactcaattaattaacctaatcagatttTTCAGTGTTAATTAAATATgagtatattagccatttagaaaatacaaggttaaggggtagcctgttttacttcaaaatgacctggcTTTTAtcttattaggtataccccaattaatttgggtatatccCAATCAAGTCAGGTCAAAAAATACACTTCTTttataattttggaaacaaaattcactAATATCAAAGACATGTGTCAATGTATCGTACAAAACTTCAACAATCGCCTCTCACAAAAATATTTTCCAGTTAGGACTTTGGAAAATATAATGTCTGCCCGTTGGAACTAGTAAAATTGTACCCCATGCTCAAATTCATATcattcttacaaaaacaaatgtgtttttgCTGATATAACGGTTTGAAATCAGTTTTGTTTTACGATTAACGACTCTTATTTCTATCAAAATGCCTCAAAATGCAGAAAAGGTAAGGAGACAAATCGTGGCTGAGAATGCATCCTTCTCTTGCGCCCACATCCAACGTCCCGTACTACTTCTCCTCCATTAATTTCCATCTGTTATGCTTATGAAAGCTAGACTGCCATTAATCGGGTTTTATTTAGCCCATTTTGCTCCAGCTTTTCATCCGTAACGGCAATTGTTTATACGTTAGCAAAATAAAAGATAGTATCAATCCCTTGAAATGTTTTACTATATAAcccccaaaacaaaataaaaaagtttTCTGGCACAGGTTCACAGTTCTTACCGATCTCCCTTATCTATCAAGATTCATCCATGTAAGTTTCCCTGATTACGGTATTTTCTCATGAAAATCTATCTCTCTCATTTAAATCTTAAtgtacaataaaaaaaaatctagaagTTATTTTTTCTGAATGATTTTGCTGTTGcaaattttttttgttggtgGTCTCAAGTAGGTGCCAGCTGAATACCGTGATTTGAAGTAGTTTTCATTGATATCAATTGTTAATCAGTATGATGCCAATGTGGCAGCTGTTGTTATTCATAGAAAATGAAATTGGGTTTAGCTAAAGAAATCTAAAAAAGAAAATTGAGAGTCTATACATTCCCATGAACGAATCGAATAGGGTTTCTTACTCCCATGTCTGAGACTAGGGTTTTATCTTAAACCTCTATACTCTTTCTagacaaaaataaaatcttcGGGTGTATAATCACAACTTTTTACCATTTTATAAGTTCCATATTCTGATTATAGAATGTACGAATATTACCATCTGCTTTTTGAGTTGTTATAACTAAATTGAAATGAAATGAGTTTAGGAAAGTGGAAGTGTTTATTGATAACAATGTTGGATGCAAGTTAGTTGTTTTCTTTATTGTAGCACTGTCACTGTGTACTATGGGACCACTCATGTAACAGGAGAATGTATGGGATTGGTATAATTTAATTACTCCACTAGTTTGTTTCTCTTTTAACTGCTTGGACCATCACTTCGTTCTTATCTCATGTATTTTCAATCTAGCTAATGCAATGTCTTTGGTCCAACAAGTAAGGAACCAAGCAGTTGAGTTTCGTTTCAAGTGGGGATATGAAATGCCATTTACGTATCGGCACAATGGTATGGTGAATAGACCACCCACGGGATAACTTCATTTAACCGTTTTTGTTCTTTTAAGTTTGTTAACCGACTTATGCTAATATATGATTAAAAAAAACGCAGGCTTGCTGACTCACCGGAAGAAATTACAGGTATATACCCAACATGCCTATACGAGGCCCTTCGGAGTAAGTAATTTCTTCCGGTGAGTCAGCAAGTCTGcgtttttttttaatcatatatTAGCATAAGTCGGTTAACAAACTTAAAAGAACAAAAACGGTTAAATGAAGTTATCCCGTAGGTGGTCTATTCACCATACCATTGTGCCAATACGTAAATGGCATTTCATATCCCCACTTGAAACGAAACTCAACTGCTTGGTTCCTTGCTTGTTGGACCAAAGACCTTGCATTAGCTAGATTGAAAATACATGAGATAAGAACGAAGTGATGGTCCAAGCAGTTAAAAGAGAAACAAACTAGTGGAGTAATTAAATTATACCAATCCCATACATTCTCCTGTTACATGAGTGGTCCCATAGTACACAGTGACAGTGCTACAATAAAGAAAACAACTAACTTGCATCCAATAAACACTTCCGCTTTCCTAAACTCATTTCATTTCAATTTAGTTATAACAACTCAAAAAGCAGATGGTAATATTCGTACATTCTATAATCAGAATATGGAACTTATAAAATGGTAAAAAGTTGTGATTATATACCCgcagattttatttttttctagaaAGAGTATAGAGGTTTAAGATAAAACGCTAGTCTTAGACATGGGAGTAAGAAACCCTATTCGATTCGTTCATGGGAATGTAGAGACTCTCAATtttcttttttagatttttttacccGAAACCCAATTCCATTTTCTATGAATAGCAACAGCTGCCACATTGGCATCATACCGATTAACATTTGATATCAATGAAAACCACTTCAAATCACGGGATTTAGCTAGCACCTACTTGAGACTACCATTTTATAAGTTCAGAGAAAATAACTTCTAGATTTCTTTTTATTGTACATCAAGATTTAAATCAGAGAGATAGATTTTCATGAGAAAATACCGTAATCAGAGAAATTTACATCGATGAATCTTGATAGATAAGGGAGATAGGTAAGAACTGTGAACCTGTGCCAGaaaacttttttcttttgttttggggGTTATATAGTAAAACATTTCATGGGATTGATATTGTCATTTATTTTGCTAACGTATAAGCAATTGCCGTTACGGATGAAAAGATGGAGCAAAATGGGCTAAATAAAACCCAATTAAAAGCGGTCTAGCTTTCAAAAGCGTAACATATGGAAATTAACGGAGGAGAAGTAGTATGGGACATTGGATGCTGGTGCAAGAGAAAGGTGCATTCTCAGCCACGATTTGTCTCCTTACATTTTCTTCATTTTGAGGGAAATAAGAGCCGTTAATCGTAAAACAAAACTGATTTCAAACCGTTATATCACCAAAAACACATTTGTGTGAAAGTCCCAAAGCAAGCAACAATACATCCAAAAGCCCGGACCGTTATGGCACGGGTCATATTCTAGTTCTCTAATAAAGACTCAAAGTGGGAATTTCCTGATATAACTGGAAATTATCCATAACCCTCTCCACTCTCCTACTTTGAGATGTGGCCATCTACAATCAAGCCTTACCTATTGAACCCAATGGCTATAAACTCTtagttgatttttcatttttacttGTGGTTGTGAACCTTGACCGTGTTACTATCAGTTTTGTTTGAATTTAGAAGTATTTTCCGTATATTTGAATCCATCCTGGACTTCTGAGTCGCTTCGTTTTACTTTTCAAGGGAATGATACCGAAGGAAATTAGTGGAAAAATTGAAATTTCATTGATTGTTAATTTCTTTTCTTCTGAGAATTACCATGATATTTCATCAACGAATACTCTTCCATGATACATGACGTTGACATCTAAGCTTTATAAATATAGAGGAGCTCAATGCTCAAACCCAAAAGCAAATATCACATCCCTTTGCAAATCCTTATAAGCCAAAACCTTAGTATTTTCAGCCGTTTCTTATTGTTTTGGAAAAGAATAGTCTAACATTACTCGCAACATGAAACATAAAGATGTTAGCGAACGAGTGTTTTTTTACTTAGACGAAGATGGAGATGGCATGATATCGTTCGTGGAGTTGCGACGATATATCGCGGCAGTAAGGGGCGAAATGGGTGAGGTGGACGAGATAGTGAAGTTGTTGGATATAGACGGAGATGGATGTTTAGAATTAGATGATTTTGTAAAGTTAATGGATGGATCAGAGGAAGAAGGGAAGATGATAACAGAGTTGAAAGAAGCTTTCGAGATGTATTTAATGGATGGGTATGAATGTATTACACCTAAGAGTCTGAGAAAAATGCTTAATCAACTTGGTGAATCGAAGAGTATTGAAGAATGTAGGGTTATGATTAGTCAGTTTGATCTTAATGGCGATGGTGAACTTAACTTTGATGAATTTAAGGTTATGATGTTGTGATATGCTTGCTTCATACATGTAAACTTTGTTTCCGAAATATGCCAGAGGTTTTGTTGGTATGCTTTCTCTCATAAGCGAATCCGCTACGAAGGGAAAATGTTTAGACTAGTGTTTTGTAATGTTGTAGTATTGTTGACTTTTTAgcttgtcttttttttcttttcttttgatcaatAACTTTTTACCTTGTCAGTGTAATTTCCCCCCGTCTTAATATACAACCTTTTTTCAAAACTCGCGTCTTTGTCCGAATTACGGCAGTTACGACTTACGAATTTTCTATGGCAGCAAACACATCTGTACATAACGGGATGAAAGGAAATTACCAAATAAATGTATTTACAAACTAGTCGACCTTTCGTGGTCGAGTATAATGACTCTACACGTTTCGGACACAAATAAACAATCTTGTTAAAGGGACGGCGGATTTTATTGGAGGGGTGACAGTGAATAGGACAAAAAGGTCATTACATGATAATTCGAAGTGCCCcttataaaaaaattgaaaatgactaattaacccttGTATAGTTTAGTTTTGATAaactagtttagtgttgataatcaaatttcacttatattaactctaaaccaaatcaaaattagatttttagagtttaaaaaaaaagtttagaggagaagaaaagaaatttttttgtgaTATTCGTGAAAcactagattttgattcactcaatcaAAATGAGTGAatccagtgacaaatttgagatgggtgaatctccacattagttcccattagctttttgtcgctcaaaattatctaaagtacgtaaaaaaatcgaaacttttaaaatttcagaagaacttacggttggaatttagctcgttaccaaccgtaactctctgTTATGGTTCCAAAAGTATCGAATACCAACTGTAATTGGTCCAATTTGgcgaaaacccaatcgtaataccagttacggttggtagaatgacAATATATAGCAACCGTAATAAATTACgattggtaactaatgaatcgagatcaaccgtaactaaCCAACGATTGGTAAcgttatttgagttacaagtcataactcaaatacggttgataacagtgatgcaattacaaaccgcaaaaagaaaatgaaacatccaggacaacttacggttcgtaacttaagtaacgagaccaaccgtaagtaatttccggttgcaaaaaaaattcgtaactgaacattttatctcaaaatcaagaacttacggttggtatttgagttaaatgaaccgtagcatcaaccaaatctatagtcacggttccaattggagttattaccaaccgtaactcacatgccacacagaaatttcaatttcaattttgatccaaaaccctaatttttgatacaaaactaacttaaatcaaacacaataaactaaaccctaactgggtcttTTCGAAATATAATTTTCAATCagtgattatcaatttttcatatcgctgattaatcgaggacgatgaaatttcaattttaatggaggaggagaagagaagagaagatgaaaaaatcaaaaaagttttttgatttttctgattccattaggttaaaaattggagatggtaatctagtcaatttacaccccctataggacaccccctaaccaatAAGAGGGACATTGCTATCACACTTGCCGCCCCTTTAATGAAACATGTCGCCCCTATAACAGGGTTGCAAATAAATGTCTTGAGAACCAAACACTTAATTTTTGCTCAAAATGTGATACGAAATTTTCCATGTGATCTGAATCTGCTAAATAGCGTAAAATTAGTCATATTATCATAAATCGCATGTTAGAATGATCATAAATTAGTCATATGATCATAAATCGCATGTTAGAATGATATTTGTCATGTGATCTGAAATCTTCACTGCTATTATGGAACTaccatagaaatgcatttttttacCCATTTGCAAACATAATTAAAACAGTAATTATACTAAAATTTGTTACAAGATCTAACATAGGCCCTGCAACCCAAAAATATACCAAGTAAAATAAGATTTATTGCCATTGCAGAGTAATCTGTTATGAAGGATGGAAGTTCTGAACAAACCACTATCTCACAAAACTTTAGTGCAACATCATGCATTATAACAAAGTTAATTTATGCTAAGTTCTCCAGAGTAAATTTTTTAAAGGTGAATGTTGATCTTATTGATTATGTGCTTAGCATCTTTTTTTCTGCCAGGCATTAGCATTGTGCCTTTGGCTCTCGTGGTTCATTCATGACACTGTTAGAAAAATTCTGGAGAGGGAAAGTGTGTAATTTAAGTATAAAACGGGGGAAAAACCACTGTTGTAATTATAAAATGGGGATCCTTATGAAAGAGGGAAATGGGAAGACACGGCTAAGAAGAAACTTTAAAACTGGCAAAGGTAAACATGTTAAGGCAAAACCTTAACTGTGATTATGCCCCATTTTCAGTGGAACCCTTACTTCCACAAATGACAGGACAAGACCTGCCCTGCCTGGGAACAAGCAACCAGTACATGCCATGCCTACAGGTTCGGGGTTCTCAATTTTGTGAGTAACaaaatccttctctttcttttctcgaATTTATAGGTCACCAATCTCGTAGGTGATCAAATATGaaagcatttatccaaaaatttgaaagaaataaaaagttCTACAATGTTTGTAAAGCTTTTGGAGTTTCCATTCCATGGAGGAAGAACCAAGAGCAAAATTTGGCGGTAGAAAATAACATCATTTGTCGATAAATGCTATTCAAGTTTCCCCTGTAAaccattctttaaaccaaaatgaAGTACATATAAATTATAAATAGCTTAGTTAAGCTAAACTCTTGCAGGGAGATTGTCATCCAAGAGTTGAAACTCTTATTTCTTCTGAAAAATCAAAAACACGAAACAAAGCAGTAGAAAGACACTAACTTACTAGAGACGAATAAAAGTCAAGGAGAGAGAGGGTCTGGATAGAGGCGATTTTTCAGGCGACGCTGACTAAAATCAAAGTTTTTTTCCGTTCAATTTATTGAGTTTTTTCTCTCAGATTTCTCATTCTTTCCATCTAGTGTTGATTCAAATGATTGGCGTTGATTAGTAAGTGTGTTATCTCTGTTCTTTTCTTTCATTAATGTTAGCTATGGCCTCTGGTTCTCAAGCGGTAGAAGGACCTAGGGTTTCTGATAATTCTAGATTGGGTTCAGTAAATTCTCTTAAATGGTCTGATCTTCTCTCTCGTGAGAAAGACGAGGGGATTCAGGATCCACTACCTTTTGAATCTCCTTCGATGGTTGAAGGTAAGAAGATGATGGTTTTTTCAGAAGAGGAGATTTAGAAGGATATTCGTAATTGTGAAGATATGGTTGTAGGTTGCTTTGTTGGTCGACGATTGGCTTATCAGGTGGTGAGAAATTCAGTCAGGAGGGCATGGAAATTGAAGGCAGACTTCAAAATGACTCTACATGGAGATTCTATCTTTGTTTTTGAGATTCAGTCTGGGGAGGATAGAATTTTTGTGCTGGAACATGGTTGTTTTTTTCTTTGGAGGTAAATTGTTTATGGTTCGACCTTGGACATTGATGATTGAGCAGGAACTGAATGAGCTCAAGACAATTCCTATTTGGATCAATTTAAGGAAAGTGCCTTTGTACTTATGGAATAATAGGGGTCTGGGAAAGCTGGCTAGCTTTATAGGAGTTCCTTTGATGTTGGATAAGCAGACAACAACACGATCAAGAATGGCTTATGCAAGAGTCTGTGTGGAAATAGTTGTGGATTCTGATTTTCCAGACCACATAGATGCAATGGTAGGTAAAGTGCCAATTCAAATTCCAGTGGAGTATAGTTGGAAACCTCCAAGGTGCTATCACTATGGAATATTTGGACATCATCAAGAGAAATGTGGTTCAGCTGCTGCACAAGTTGCAGCTACTGCTGCTGCAGCAAAGTTGGTTCAGGGGAGAGCTAATCAGAAGCAGAATCCTACTAGTCAAGAGGTCCGTCAAGTTAAAACTTTAAAAAGAGGAAGAGGACTAAATGGAGGCAAGCAGGATAGGCCTAATAGTGAAGGTGGCTCTGGGAGTAAAGGTGGACCTACAACTGTTTCGCAAAACAAATTTCAACAACTTTCTAGAACTGACACagatgggaaaggggaaccgatcctagtaagaggtgcaatacatcacaaaggggaatctatccttgtatgaggtggaacaaggtttatagcagaaaggggaaccgatcctatgaacatgtgcaacacgtttttaggcaaaggggaaccgatcctatggacatgtgcaacacatataagttaggtaccatatatatgtggggaaccgatcctagtacctagtcaaccgaattttggaaagttagtgtgactatgcacaatacttacatggaaggtagaaccgaaacttgttttggtagaaccgttaaaaccATGATTGGGAGGATCAAGGACTTCTTC
The nucleotide sequence above comes from Papaver somniferum cultivar HN1 chromosome 8, ASM357369v1, whole genome shotgun sequence. Encoded proteins:
- the LOC113301147 gene encoding calcium-binding protein CML39-like gives rise to the protein MKHKDVSERVFFYLDEDGDGMISFVELRRYIAAVRGEMGEVDEIVKLLDIDGDGCLELDDFVKLMDGSEEEGKMITELKEAFEMYLMDGYECITPKSLRKMLNQLGESKSIEECRVMISQFDLNGDGELNFDEFKVMML